In Persephonella hydrogeniphila, the following proteins share a genomic window:
- a CDS encoding HAMP domain-containing histidine kinase, with protein sequence MTLGLSVINLVSIMFFKYNIENQIYRETKLYLEIYKYNPGIILPPYIKTFDHLPSGKEYEIVGMSDGRYIAFDRYYKDRKLKEFATTLLMWEAILVISLMVLVYFTIVKYIKKEEYIRQYLEILVLTITHKLGNFLSIQRLNIDLIKSKCKLKAVNRLENAYSLMEKDFKFTIKTLKNLGEPEKIVSTVNLKDMIEDILHHFIENLKEKKLKLKLKDIYIKADPNDLENILFSVIENAVKFSEEKIYIKMCTDKKNIYIFVKNDVGSVNKGAGVGIQIAEFLLSRYGGEIKTHIGRDFLTVIKIPI encoded by the coding sequence TTGACGTTAGGTCTTTCTGTAATAAATCTTGTCAGTATTATGTTTTTCAAATACAACATTGAAAATCAGATATACAGAGAAACAAAGCTATACCTTGAGATATACAAGTACAATCCGGGAATAATCCTCCCTCCCTACATAAAAACATTTGATCATCTTCCTTCAGGAAAAGAGTACGAAATTGTAGGTATGTCTGATGGAAGATATATAGCTTTTGATAGATACTACAAAGACAGAAAACTAAAAGAATTTGCCACAACTCTCTTAATGTGGGAAGCCATTCTGGTAATATCACTTATGGTTCTTGTGTATTTCACAATAGTAAAATACATAAAAAAAGAAGAGTATATAAGACAGTATTTAGAGATTCTCGTTCTCACAATCACCCACAAGTTAGGAAATTTTCTATCAATACAGAGACTTAACATAGATCTTATAAAATCAAAATGCAAACTAAAAGCTGTAAACAGGCTTGAAAATGCATACTCCCTTATGGAAAAAGACTTTAAGTTCACAATAAAAACATTAAAAAATTTAGGAGAACCTGAAAAAATCGTATCTACTGTAAATCTAAAAGATATGATAGAGGACATCCTGCACCATTTTATAGAAAACCTGAAAGAAAAGAAACTTAAACTGAAATTAAAAGATATTTACATTAAAGCAGACCCTAATGACCTTGAAAATATCCTGTTCTCTGTAATAGAAAACGCCGTTAAGTTCTCAGAGGAAAAAATCTATATAAAAATGTGTACCGACAAAAAGAATATCTATATCTTTGTAAAAAATGATGTAGGTTCTGTTAACAAAGGAGCCGGTGTTGGTATTCAGATAGCTGAATTTCTTCTTTCCAGATATGGAGGAGAGATAAAAACACATATAGGAAGGGATTTTTTAACAGTAATAAAAATTCCAATATAA
- a CDS encoding response regulator transcription factor encodes MRVLLIEDDPILGESLEEYLSEQGIEVHWIQDDREVEHIYNFEQYDVIVLDLMLKYSKGEDILRELRSKNINTPVIILTAKSDIKDKERCFNLGADDYLTKPFNPKELLLRINALAKRRHIDETLKIGDVEINLSSKTIKKKGKEIKLSKTAWELLYYLIKNRGSVVETERILNHVWGDKPVGDEIVRTYIKELRKILPKEAIKTYKGRGYKLE; translated from the coding sequence ATGAGAGTTTTGCTTATTGAAGATGACCCTATTTTAGGGGAAAGTCTTGAAGAGTACCTTTCTGAACAGGGTATAGAAGTCCACTGGATACAGGACGATAGAGAGGTAGAACATATCTACAATTTTGAACAGTACGATGTAATAGTCCTTGACCTTATGCTTAAATACTCAAAAGGAGAAGATATTCTAAGAGAACTGAGAAGCAAAAATATAAACACTCCAGTTATTATCCTCACAGCCAAGTCAGACATAAAAGATAAAGAAAGATGTTTCAACCTTGGAGCTGACGACTACCTTACAAAACCATTTAATCCAAAAGAACTGCTTCTCAGAATAAATGCCCTTGCAAAAAGAAGACATATTGATGAAACTCTCAAAATAGGTGATGTTGAGATTAATCTTTCCAGCAAAACAATCAAGAAAAAAGGTAAAGAGATAAAACTCTCTAAAACAGCGTGGGAACTGTTATACTATCTAATAAAAAACAGAGGTTCCGTCGTCGAAACAGAAAGAATACTGAACCATGTATGGGGAGATAAGCCTGTAGGGGATGAAATAGTGAGAACTTACATAAAAGAACTGAGGAAAATTCTTCCTAAAGAAGCAATAAAAACATATAAAGGGAGGGGATACAAATTAGAGTAA
- the ispD gene encoding 2-C-methyl-D-erythritol 4-phosphate cytidylyltransferase has translation MKVVAILLAAGSGKRFGEKKQFIKLKGEPLFQYSLNTVNKIEEITDIVLVLPEEDIDRVKIFSFKNVMKVIGGKERQDSVYNALKAIENADIVVVHDTARPFATEKMFIDGIKNVKKGWDGSITAIKARDTIKEVEKGIVKKTLNREKLFIIQTPQTFVFEKLVYAHEKAKKENVYGTDDSFLMEREGFRITVNEGSFLNFKVTTKEDIILANCLIKDKKPF, from the coding sequence ATGAAAGTTGTAGCAATTTTACTTGCAGCTGGTTCAGGGAAAAGATTTGGTGAGAAAAAGCAGTTTATAAAGCTGAAAGGTGAACCTCTTTTTCAGTATTCGTTAAACACAGTTAACAAAATCGAGGAGATTACAGATATTGTTCTTGTGCTTCCGGAGGAAGACATAGATAGAGTTAAAATATTTTCATTTAAAAATGTGATGAAAGTAATAGGAGGTAAAGAAAGGCAAGATTCTGTTTATAATGCTTTAAAGGCTATTGAAAATGCTGATATTGTAGTGGTTCACGATACAGCAAGACCCTTTGCGACGGAGAAAATGTTTATAGACGGTATAAAAAATGTAAAAAAAGGTTGGGATGGAAGTATTACAGCAATAAAAGCAAGGGATACTATCAAAGAGGTTGAAAAAGGTATAGTAAAAAAAACGCTCAACAGAGAAAAATTGTTTATTATCCAAACTCCCCAAACCTTTGTTTTTGAGAAACTTGTTTATGCTCATGAAAAGGCAAAGAAGGAAAATGTATACGGGACAGATGACTCTTTTTTGATGGAAAGGGAAGGGTTCAGAATTACCGTTAATGAGGGTTCTTTCCTGAACTTTAAGGTGACAACCAAAGAAGACATAATCCTTGCAAACTGTCTGATAAAAGATAAAAAACCCTTTTAA
- a CDS encoding carboxymuconolactone decarboxylase family protein, which translates to MPNNEETKIDMELYYKRFLALFEEVKKDYPTFVEGFMKFFQATEGPGAIDKKTKELISVALSVKSQCPYCISFHVKNAIAEGATRAEIVESAMVAALMGGGPAVAYMKYVFDACEQFGAK; encoded by the coding sequence ATGCCTAACAACGAAGAGACCAAGATTGACATGGAACTGTACTACAAAAGATTCCTTGCTCTTTTTGAGGAAGTAAAAAAAGATTATCCAACTTTTGTTGAAGGTTTTATGAAGTTTTTTCAGGCAACAGAAGGTCCGGGAGCTATAGATAAAAAGACAAAAGAACTGATTTCTGTTGCCCTGTCTGTAAAATCCCAATGTCCTTACTGTATATCCTTTCATGTTAAAAATGCTATAGCTGAAGGAGCAACAAGGGCAGAGATCGTAGAATCAGCAATGGTTGCTGCTCTAATGGGTGGAGGTCCAGCTGTTGCTTATATGAAATATGTTTTTGATGCCTGTGAGCAGTTTGGAGCTAAATAG
- a CDS encoding histidine phosphatase family protein, whose product MKNIILIRHGESEYNAKRIVQGHIDTDLTPAGIVQARLAAETLKNFPIEKIISSDLKRAYRTATIIGDVLDLAVEKDSRIREMSFGEWEGRSYEHIFQTDYHTFNNWLKNPVACPLPSQEDLKDFENRIKSFYKDLLNREEKNILVVGHGGSIQGILCVACNIGFENLWAFKHSNTGISIIQVSNPQVSIRLINSTSHLDTYRSKENPIM is encoded by the coding sequence ATGAAAAATATTATTTTGATCAGGCATGGAGAAAGCGAGTACAACGCAAAAAGAATAGTTCAGGGTCATATAGACACCGATCTTACACCTGCAGGTATTGTTCAGGCAAGACTTGCAGCAGAAACTTTAAAAAATTTTCCTATAGAAAAAATAATAAGCTCAGACCTGAAAAGAGCTTACAGGACTGCAACAATAATAGGAGATGTCCTTGATCTAGCTGTAGAAAAAGACAGTAGAATTAGAGAGATGAGCTTCGGAGAATGGGAGGGAAGAAGTTACGAACATATATTTCAAACAGATTACCACACATTTAACAACTGGCTAAAAAATCCGGTGGCTTGCCCCCTTCCTTCTCAAGAAGATCTGAAAGATTTTGAGAACAGGATAAAATCCTTTTACAAAGACCTTCTAAATAGAGAAGAAAAAAACATTCTTGTCGTCGGACACGGAGGATCTATACAGGGAATTTTGTGTGTGGCATGTAATATAGGATTTGAAAATCTGTGGGCATTTAAGCATTCGAATACAGGAATATCCATTATACAGGTATCAAATCCTCAAGTTTCTATTAGGCTGATAAACTCTACATCCCACCTCGATACATATCGCTCAAAAGAAAACCCTATTATGTAG
- a CDS encoding N-acetyltransferase has translation MIRKATVKDAKEIFNILQKFAIEGVLLPRSLNSIYENIRDFYVYEENGRIAGIGSLHIFWEDLAEIKSLAVLPEYQGKGIGKQLVEECIKEAKQLGIKKVFALTYVPDFFQKIGFRVVDKSEFPQKVWTECIHCVKFNDCKEIPVMLEVE, from the coding sequence TTGATAAGAAAGGCAACTGTAAAAGATGCAAAAGAGATCTTTAATATACTCCAGAAGTTTGCTATAGAAGGGGTCCTTTTACCAAGAAGCCTGAACAGTATATATGAAAATATAAGGGATTTTTATGTTTATGAAGAAAATGGTAGGATTGCCGGTATAGGTTCTCTACATATTTTTTGGGAAGACCTTGCAGAGATAAAATCTCTTGCTGTTTTGCCTGAATATCAGGGAAAGGGAATAGGGAAACAATTAGTTGAGGAATGTATTAAAGAGGCAAAACAACTGGGAATAAAAAAAGTTTTTGCCCTTACTTATGTTCCGGATTTTTTCCAGAAAATAGGCTTTAGAGTGGTAGACAAATCAGAATTTCCCCAAAAAGTTTGGACTGAGTGTATTCACTGTGTAAAGTTCAACGACTGCAAAGAGATACCTGTTATGCTGGAGGTGGAATGA
- the lon gene encoding endopeptidase La has protein sequence MLQPFEEEQIEVPIPEELPLLPVRDLVIFPYMVFPIFVGRPFSIKAIEEAIENHDRYIFLALQKDKDIEEPGGDDLYQIGTVATILRMMRLDDDRIKILVQGVARGKIQELRKESDLYKVKIQVFEEKETYEENIEVEALKHSIRDLIDKAVSLGKQIIPDLLDIIKSVEEPGKLADLVASILDLKSEEAQKILEIVDPLERLRKVHDLLLKEVGLLEIQHKIRTAARESMEKDQREYFLRQQIKAIQEELGERDERQEEIEQYRKKIEESGMPEDVKKEAEKQLKRLEKMHPDSAEAGVIRTYLDWLVELPWNKRTKDKLDLKRAKKILDEDHYDLEKVKERILEYLAVQKLKKDRAIKGPILCFVGPPGVGKTSLGKSIARALGRKFVRQSLGGVRDEAEIRGHRRTYVGALPGRIIQAIKQAGTKNPVLMLDEVDKLASDFRGDPASALLEVLDPEQNKEFVDHYLGVPFDLSEVMFICTANRIDTIPRPLLDRMEVIRIPGYSEEEKLYIAKNYLIPRQLKETGLKPKYVEFTDAGLKFLIRHYTREAGVRSLERQINAVLRKIAKEIALSGKKKKYRITKSLVKKFLGAPLYMPEKEKEDEIGVVTGLAWTEVGGEILKIEATKMPGKGQLILTGSLGDVMKESAMTALSYVKSKAEEYRIDPKDFQKYDVHVHVPAGAIPKDGPSAGISIATAICSLFTQLPVRSDVAMTGEITLRGKVLPVGGLKEKILAAKRAGIKDVILPKDNKDEVMEDIPPFARRDINLIFVEHIDEVFKIAIKDFEKRIKKKRGRKKKD, from the coding sequence ATGCTTCAACCATTTGAAGAAGAACAGATAGAGGTACCGATACCTGAAGAACTGCCTCTTTTACCTGTAAGAGATCTTGTTATCTTTCCATATATGGTTTTTCCTATCTTTGTAGGAAGACCTTTCTCTATAAAGGCTATCGAGGAAGCTATAGAAAACCACGACAGGTACATATTTCTGGCTCTACAAAAAGACAAGGATATAGAAGAGCCAGGAGGTGATGATCTGTATCAGATCGGAACAGTAGCTACAATTCTAAGAATGATGAGACTTGATGATGACAGAATAAAAATACTTGTTCAGGGAGTCGCACGGGGAAAAATACAGGAACTGAGAAAAGAATCAGATCTTTATAAGGTTAAAATTCAGGTATTTGAAGAAAAAGAAACATACGAGGAAAACATTGAAGTAGAAGCATTAAAACATTCTATAAGAGATCTGATTGACAAGGCAGTAAGTCTGGGAAAACAGATAATACCTGACCTTTTAGACATAATAAAATCTGTAGAAGAACCGGGGAAACTTGCAGACCTTGTAGCTTCTATTCTTGATCTCAAATCAGAAGAAGCCCAAAAGATTTTGGAAATTGTTGACCCGTTAGAGAGACTGAGAAAAGTTCACGATCTTCTTCTTAAAGAAGTAGGTCTTCTTGAAATACAGCATAAAATCAGGACAGCTGCAAGGGAGTCTATGGAAAAAGACCAGAGGGAATATTTTCTTAGACAGCAAATAAAGGCCATTCAGGAAGAGTTAGGGGAGAGAGATGAAAGGCAGGAGGAGATTGAGCAGTACAGGAAAAAAATTGAAGAATCTGGTATGCCTGAAGATGTAAAAAAAGAAGCAGAAAAACAGCTAAAAAGGCTGGAGAAAATGCACCCTGATTCTGCAGAAGCAGGTGTCATAAGAACATACCTTGACTGGTTGGTAGAACTCCCATGGAATAAAAGAACGAAAGATAAGCTTGATTTAAAAAGAGCCAAAAAAATATTAGATGAAGATCATTACGATTTAGAAAAGGTAAAAGAGAGAATTCTTGAGTATCTTGCTGTCCAGAAACTAAAAAAAGATAGAGCTATCAAAGGTCCAATCCTTTGCTTTGTAGGACCTCCAGGGGTAGGTAAAACTTCCCTTGGGAAATCTATTGCAAGGGCTTTAGGAAGAAAATTTGTAAGACAGTCCCTAGGTGGTGTAAGGGACGAAGCAGAGATAAGAGGACACAGAAGAACATATGTAGGAGCTCTTCCCGGAAGAATAATACAGGCTATAAAACAGGCGGGAACTAAAAACCCAGTTCTCATGCTTGATGAGGTTGACAAGTTAGCTTCAGACTTTAGAGGGGATCCTGCTTCGGCACTTTTAGAAGTTTTAGATCCTGAACAAAACAAAGAGTTTGTAGACCACTACCTTGGTGTTCCTTTTGATCTATCAGAGGTGATGTTTATATGTACAGCAAACAGGATAGACACTATACCAAGACCTTTACTTGATAGGATGGAAGTTATCAGGATTCCCGGATATTCAGAAGAAGAAAAACTTTACATCGCTAAAAACTATCTTATACCAAGGCAGCTTAAAGAAACTGGACTGAAACCAAAATATGTAGAATTTACAGATGCAGGACTTAAGTTCTTGATAAGACATTACACCAGAGAAGCCGGAGTAAGAAGTCTTGAAAGGCAGATAAATGCTGTCCTCAGGAAGATAGCAAAAGAGATAGCATTATCAGGGAAAAAGAAAAAGTACAGAATAACAAAATCTCTTGTGAAAAAATTCTTAGGGGCTCCCCTTTATATGCCGGAAAAAGAAAAAGAAGACGAAATAGGGGTTGTTACAGGTCTTGCATGGACAGAAGTTGGAGGAGAGATACTGAAAATAGAAGCAACTAAAATGCCCGGAAAAGGACAGTTAATATTGACAGGATCCCTTGGGGATGTAATGAAAGAATCAGCTATGACGGCTTTGTCATATGTAAAATCAAAAGCTGAAGAGTACAGAATAGATCCTAAAGATTTCCAAAAATACGATGTTCACGTTCATGTCCCTGCAGGTGCGATACCTAAAGATGGTCCCTCTGCAGGAATATCAATAGCAACAGCTATATGTTCTCTGTTTACACAGCTTCCTGTAAGGTCTGATGTTGCTATGACAGGAGAGATAACCCTCAGAGGAAAAGTTTTACCTGTAGGAGGTCTAAAAGAAAAAATACTTGCAGCAAAAAGGGCAGGAATAAAAGATGTTATTTTACCTAAAGACAATAAAGATGAAGTGATGGAAGATATTCCACCTTTTGCAAGAAGGGATATAAACCTAATATTTGTTGAACATATAGATGAAGTATTCAAGATAGCTATAAAGGATTTTGAAAAAAGAATTAAAAAGAAAAGAGGCAGGAAAAAGAAGGATTGA
- a CDS encoding Hsp20/alpha crystallin family protein, translating to MSALNVIKPPVDIVEEVDRYLVIVDLPGVKPENVEIKGYDTYIEITGIREPVKSGNYILMERFSGKFKRKIHFKRDVDISSATATFRNGVLIINIPKSKGKVIYSATTIIIRR from the coding sequence ATGTCGGCTTTAAATGTAATAAAACCTCCTGTAGATATTGTAGAAGAAGTAGACAGATATCTGGTAATTGTTGATCTTCCAGGGGTGAAACCTGAAAATGTAGAGATAAAAGGTTATGATACCTATATAGAAATTACAGGAATAAGAGAACCTGTTAAAAGCGGAAATTATATACTAATGGAAAGATTTTCAGGAAAATTTAAAAGAAAAATACACTTTAAGAGAGATGTAGATATAAGCTCAGCTACAGCAACTTTTAGGAACGGGGTACTTATAATAAACATCCCTAAATCAAAAGGAAAAGTTATTTACTCAGCAACAACAATAATAATCAGGAGGTAA